The proteins below come from a single Chitinophaga pinensis DSM 2588 genomic window:
- a CDS encoding M16 family metallopeptidase, translating into MINRKIAPEIKDATAFDIKLRPYEKVTLDNGIPVHIIKSDEQDTLQLELVFPGGSWYESENLVASATNFLMKNGSGKLSALQINENIDYFGAYLNRNSHHEYATYTLHCLTKHFADLVPVLQEVILDPVFPEEELAIFRQNMKQRLAVNLQKCDFVANRHIDRYLFGEFHPYGRVSSMEAYDALQSATMQAFYKQHYTYNNCKIFVAGHLPANMIEMLNEYFGKTKWNGEASIIRPEISIMAAEEKKFRIFNDENGVQGAVRVARPFPNRYHPDFPKMLVLNTILGGYFGSRLMSNIREEKGYTYGIHSQLYNFRQSSAINIQTEAGRDVCEATIEEIYKELRTLQKEIVPEEELHLVRNFMIGSILGDLDGAFEVIQRWKNLILNGLDENYFYNNINTIKTITAEELQELAQEYLSPEDFYELVVI; encoded by the coding sequence ATGATAAACCGGAAAATTGCCCCTGAAATAAAAGATGCCACGGCCTTCGATATCAAGCTGAGACCTTACGAAAAGGTCACACTGGACAATGGCATCCCTGTCCATATCATCAAATCAGACGAACAGGATACTTTACAGCTGGAACTGGTATTCCCGGGTGGCAGCTGGTATGAATCAGAAAATCTGGTTGCATCCGCCACCAACTTCCTTATGAAGAATGGTAGTGGAAAACTTTCTGCCCTCCAGATCAATGAAAATATCGACTACTTCGGTGCATATCTGAACCGGAACAGTCATCATGAATATGCAACCTATACGCTGCACTGCCTCACCAAACACTTTGCTGATCTGGTGCCCGTATTACAGGAAGTGATCCTTGATCCGGTTTTTCCAGAAGAAGAACTCGCGATCTTCCGTCAGAATATGAAACAAAGACTGGCGGTAAATCTGCAGAAATGCGACTTCGTAGCCAACAGGCATATTGACCGCTACCTCTTCGGTGAGTTTCACCCATATGGCAGAGTGAGCAGCATGGAAGCCTATGACGCTTTGCAGTCAGCCACTATGCAGGCTTTCTACAAACAACATTACACCTACAATAACTGTAAGATCTTTGTAGCAGGTCACCTGCCGGCAAATATGATAGAAATGCTGAACGAATATTTCGGTAAAACGAAATGGAACGGAGAAGCATCTATCATTCGTCCTGAGATCTCTATTATGGCCGCAGAAGAGAAGAAGTTCCGCATCTTCAATGATGAAAATGGTGTACAGGGAGCCGTTCGTGTGGCTCGTCCATTTCCGAACCGCTACCATCCCGACTTCCCTAAAATGCTGGTGTTGAACACCATACTGGGCGGCTACTTTGGCTCCCGTCTGATGAGCAATATCCGCGAAGAAAAAGGATATACCTACGGGATACACTCTCAGCTCTATAACTTCCGCCAGTCCAGCGCTATCAATATCCAGACAGAAGCCGGACGTGATGTATGCGAAGCAACCATCGAAGAGATCTACAAAGAACTGCGTACCCTCCAGAAAGAGATCGTACCTGAAGAAGAACTGCACCTGGTGCGCAACTTCATGATCGGTTCTATTCTCGGAGACCTGGATGGCGCATTCGAAGTGATCCAGCGTTGGAAAAATCTGATCCTGAACGGACTGGATGAAAATTACTTCTACAATAACATCAATACCATCAAGACGATCACCGCCGAAGAATTACAGGAATTAGCACAGGAATACCTGTCTCCTGAAGACTTCTATGAACTGGTAGTAATCTGA
- a CDS encoding YitT family protein: MSQTRKTRARISYIQNIQDIVLIGIGVLLAAVGLKGFLLPNGFLDGGVTGISLLISRLTGWSISVLLIVINIPFILLAYRQLSVAFTIRALCAILGLAAALVFIDVPTITSDKLLIAIFGGFFLGAGIGMSVRGGAVLDGTEVLALYINRKTVLSMGEVIMYFNIVIFSIAAVLINVETALYAMLTYLSASKTVDFIIQGFEEYIALTIISNESELIRKTLTLSLRKGVTVFKGQSGFGKRGSVDRDIDIIYTVVTRLEVHKIIDEIEKIDEKAFIVQHNINDTKGGMIKRRATHH; this comes from the coding sequence ATGTCACAAACCAGGAAGACGCGTGCCCGCATTAGTTACATTCAGAATATTCAGGATATCGTATTGATCGGTATCGGAGTTTTACTGGCAGCCGTCGGGCTGAAAGGATTTCTGTTACCTAATGGCTTCCTCGATGGAGGTGTAACGGGTATTTCCCTGCTGATAAGCCGGCTCACGGGCTGGTCTATCTCGGTATTGCTGATTGTGATCAATATCCCGTTTATTCTGCTGGCGTACAGACAATTGTCTGTTGCGTTTACCATCAGGGCGCTCTGCGCGATCCTCGGACTGGCCGCTGCCCTGGTGTTTATTGATGTACCGACTATCACCAGTGACAAACTGCTGATCGCTATTTTCGGTGGCTTCTTTCTTGGTGCAGGTATTGGTATGTCAGTAAGAGGTGGTGCGGTACTTGATGGAACCGAAGTACTGGCGCTTTACATCAATCGGAAAACGGTGTTGTCTATGGGTGAAGTGATCATGTACTTCAACATTGTGATATTCAGTATTGCAGCAGTACTGATCAATGTGGAAACAGCCTTGTATGCGATGCTGACCTATCTGTCGGCCTCTAAAACCGTTGATTTTATCATCCAGGGTTTTGAAGAATACATTGCACTTACCATTATCTCCAATGAAAGTGAACTCATAAGAAAAACCCTGACCTTGTCACTTCGTAAAGGCGTAACTGTTTTTAAGGGACAGAGTGGATTCGGCAAACGCGGATCTGTTGACAGGGATATTGATATCATCTATACTGTTGTTACCCGTCTGGAAGTACACAAGATCATCGATGAGATCGAGAAGATCGATGAAAAGGCTTTCATTGTGCAACACAATATCAACGATACCAAAGGCGGCATGATCAAACGCCGCGCTACCCACCATTAA
- a CDS encoding lysozyme inhibitor LprI family protein has product MKRLILCLPLCICLNVFAQTSKTAVDSLEKRYQQCLSEGKSNFNCALQYYTQMDSLLHSVYTELYDNLDNNRRQTLQISQQQWEEKRETYFKDIDVRVEKKRPLTLSGLDDDMIVTDNKAAFLKTRIVELLGKHS; this is encoded by the coding sequence ATGAAACGCCTTATCCTTTGTTTACCGTTGTGCATCTGTTTGAATGTTTTCGCACAAACCAGCAAAACTGCCGTTGACTCTCTTGAGAAGCGCTATCAGCAATGTCTGTCAGAAGGAAAAAGCAATTTTAATTGCGCCCTCCAGTATTATACGCAGATGGATAGCCTGCTGCACAGCGTATACACCGAACTGTATGATAACCTGGACAACAATCGCCGGCAAACCCTCCAGATCTCTCAACAGCAATGGGAAGAAAAAAGAGAAACCTATTTCAAAGACATTGATGTGCGTGTAGAAAAGAAAAGACCGCTCACCTTATCCGGTCTGGACGATGATATGATCGTTACCGATAACAAAGCCGCTTTCCTGAAAACACGTATCGTAGAGCTCCTGGGCAAACACTCCTGA